A region of Anguilla rostrata isolate EN2019 chromosome 10, ASM1855537v3, whole genome shotgun sequence DNA encodes the following proteins:
- the smad2 gene encoding mothers against decapentaplegic homolog 2 isoform X3, with protein MSSILPFTPPVVKRLLGWKKSAGGAGGAGGGEQNGQEEKWCEKAVKSLVKKLKKTGQLDELEKAITTQNCNTKCVTIPSNCSEIWGLSTPNTIEQWETSGLYSYPDQTRSLDGRLQVSHRKGLPHVIYCRLWRWPDLHSHHELRAIDTCEYAFNLKKDEVCVNPYHYQRVETPVLPPVLVPRHTEILTELPPLDDYTHSIPENTSFPVGIEPPNNYIPETPPPGYISEDGETSDQQMNQSMDTGSPAELSPSTLSPVNHSMDLQPVTYSEPAFWCSIAYYELNQRVGETFHASQPSLTVDGFTDPSNSERFCLGLLSNVNRNATVEMTRRHIGRGVRLYYIGGEVFAECLSDSAIFVQSPNCNQRYGWHPATVCKIPPGCNLKIFNKD; from the exons ATGTCCTCCATCTTGCCGTTCACGCCGCCGGTGGTCAAGCGGCTGCTGGGCTGGAAGAAgtcggcgggcggggcgggcggggcgggcgggggcgagCAGAACGGCCAGGAGGAGAAGTGGTGCGAGAAGGCGGTAAAGAGCCTGgtgaagaagctgaagaagacGGGCCAGCTGGACGAGCTGGAGAAGGCCATCACCACGCAGAACTGCAACACCAAGTGTGTCACCATCCCCAG CAATTGCTCTGAAATTTGGGGACTGAGTACACCAAATACGATAGAACAGTGGGAAACCTCAGGCCTATACAGCTACCCTGACCAAACCAG GTCCCTGGACGGGCGCCTGCAGGTCTCGCACCGTAAGGGTCTTCCTCACGTCATCTACTGCCGGCTGTGGCGATGGCCGGACCTGCACAGCCACCACGAGCTGCGCGCCATCGACACCTGCGAGTACGCCTTCAACCTGAAGAAGGACGAGGTGTGCGTCAACCCCTACCACTACCAGCGGGTGGAGACGCCAG TGCTGCCTCCGGTCCTGGTGCCCAGACACACCGAGATCCTGACCGAGCTGCCCCCCCTGGACGACTACACCCATTCCATCCCCGAGAACACCAGCTTCCCCGTCGGGATTGAGCCCCCCAACAATTACATACCAG AGACCCCACCCCCTGGATACATCAGCGAAGATGGGGAGACCAGTGACCAACAGATGAATCAAAGTATGGACACAG GTTCTCCTGCAGAACTGTCGCCCAGTacactgtcacctgtcaatcacagcatGG ACCTCCAGCCGGTGACGTACTCAGAGCCCGCCTTCTGGTGCTCGATAGCGTACTACGAGCTGAACCAGCGGGTGGGGGAGACCTTCCACGCCTCCCAGCCCTCCCTGACCGTGGACGGCTTCACGGACCCCTCAAACTCGGAGCGCTTCTGCCTGGGCCTGCTGTCCAACGTCAACCGCAACGCCACCGTGGAGATGACCCGCAGGCACATAG GAAGGGGCGTGAGGCTGTACTACATCGGAGGGGAGGTGTTCGCTGAGTGTCTGAGTGACAGCGCCATCTTTGTTCAGAGTCCGAACTGCAACCAGAGGTATGGGTGGCACCCAGCCACGGTCTGCAAGATTCCTCCAG GGTGTAATCTGAAGATCTTTAATAAAGATTAA
- the smad2 gene encoding mothers against decapentaplegic homolog 2 isoform X2 — protein MSSILPFTPPVVKRLLGWKKSAGGAGGAGGGEQNGQEEKWCEKAVKSLVKKLKKTGQLDELEKAITTQNCNTKCVTIPSNCSEIWGLSTPNTIEQWETSGLYSYPDQTRSLDGRLQVSHRKGLPHVIYCRLWRWPDLHSHHELRAIDTCEYAFNLKKDEVCVNPYHYQRVETPVLPPVLVPRHTEILTELPPLDDYTHSIPENTSFPVGIEPPNNYIPETPPPGYISEDGETSDQQMNQSSPAELSPSTLSPVNHSMDLQPVTYSEPAFWCSIAYYELNQRVGETFHASQPSLTVDGFTDPSNSERFCLGLLSNVNRNATVEMTRRHIGRGVRLYYIGGEVFAECLSDSAIFVQSPNCNQRYGWHPATVCKIPPGCNLKIFNNQEFAALLAQSVNQGFEAVYQLTRMCTIRMSFVKGWGAEYRRQTVTSTPCWIELHLNGPLQWLDKVLTQMGSPSVRCSSMS, from the exons ATGTCCTCCATCTTGCCGTTCACGCCGCCGGTGGTCAAGCGGCTGCTGGGCTGGAAGAAgtcggcgggcggggcgggcggggcgggcgggggcgagCAGAACGGCCAGGAGGAGAAGTGGTGCGAGAAGGCGGTAAAGAGCCTGgtgaagaagctgaagaagacGGGCCAGCTGGACGAGCTGGAGAAGGCCATCACCACGCAGAACTGCAACACCAAGTGTGTCACCATCCCCAG CAATTGCTCTGAAATTTGGGGACTGAGTACACCAAATACGATAGAACAGTGGGAAACCTCAGGCCTATACAGCTACCCTGACCAAACCAG GTCCCTGGACGGGCGCCTGCAGGTCTCGCACCGTAAGGGTCTTCCTCACGTCATCTACTGCCGGCTGTGGCGATGGCCGGACCTGCACAGCCACCACGAGCTGCGCGCCATCGACACCTGCGAGTACGCCTTCAACCTGAAGAAGGACGAGGTGTGCGTCAACCCCTACCACTACCAGCGGGTGGAGACGCCAG TGCTGCCTCCGGTCCTGGTGCCCAGACACACCGAGATCCTGACCGAGCTGCCCCCCCTGGACGACTACACCCATTCCATCCCCGAGAACACCAGCTTCCCCGTCGGGATTGAGCCCCCCAACAATTACATACCAG AGACCCCACCCCCTGGATACATCAGCGAAGATGGGGAGACCAGTGACCAACAGATGAATCAAA GTTCTCCTGCAGAACTGTCGCCCAGTacactgtcacctgtcaatcacagcatGG ACCTCCAGCCGGTGACGTACTCAGAGCCCGCCTTCTGGTGCTCGATAGCGTACTACGAGCTGAACCAGCGGGTGGGGGAGACCTTCCACGCCTCCCAGCCCTCCCTGACCGTGGACGGCTTCACGGACCCCTCAAACTCGGAGCGCTTCTGCCTGGGCCTGCTGTCCAACGTCAACCGCAACGCCACCGTGGAGATGACCCGCAGGCACATAG GAAGGGGCGTGAGGCTGTACTACATCGGAGGGGAGGTGTTCGCTGAGTGTCTGAGTGACAGCGCCATCTTTGTTCAGAGTCCGAACTGCAACCAGAGGTATGGGTGGCACCCAGCCACGGTCTGCAAGATTCCTCCAG ggTGTAATCTGAAGATCTTTAATAACCAGGAGTTTGCGGCGCTGTTGGCCCAGTCAGTGAACCAGGGCTTCGAGGCGGTGTACCAGCTCACCAGGATGTGCACCATCCGCATGAGCTTCGTCAAGGGCTGGGGGGCGGAGTACAG ACGGCAGACTGTGACGAGCACTCCTTGCTGGATCGAGCTGCATTTGAACGGGCCGCTGCAGTGGCTGGATAAAGTTCTGACCCAGATGGGGTCCCCCTCTGTGCGCTGCTCCAGCATGtcataa
- the smad2 gene encoding mothers against decapentaplegic homolog 2 isoform X1, protein MSSILPFTPPVVKRLLGWKKSAGGAGGAGGGEQNGQEEKWCEKAVKSLVKKLKKTGQLDELEKAITTQNCNTKCVTIPSNCSEIWGLSTPNTIEQWETSGLYSYPDQTRSLDGRLQVSHRKGLPHVIYCRLWRWPDLHSHHELRAIDTCEYAFNLKKDEVCVNPYHYQRVETPVLPPVLVPRHTEILTELPPLDDYTHSIPENTSFPVGIEPPNNYIPETPPPGYISEDGETSDQQMNQSMDTGSPAELSPSTLSPVNHSMDLQPVTYSEPAFWCSIAYYELNQRVGETFHASQPSLTVDGFTDPSNSERFCLGLLSNVNRNATVEMTRRHIGRGVRLYYIGGEVFAECLSDSAIFVQSPNCNQRYGWHPATVCKIPPGCNLKIFNNQEFAALLAQSVNQGFEAVYQLTRMCTIRMSFVKGWGAEYRRQTVTSTPCWIELHLNGPLQWLDKVLTQMGSPSVRCSSMS, encoded by the exons ATGTCCTCCATCTTGCCGTTCACGCCGCCGGTGGTCAAGCGGCTGCTGGGCTGGAAGAAgtcggcgggcggggcgggcggggcgggcgggggcgagCAGAACGGCCAGGAGGAGAAGTGGTGCGAGAAGGCGGTAAAGAGCCTGgtgaagaagctgaagaagacGGGCCAGCTGGACGAGCTGGAGAAGGCCATCACCACGCAGAACTGCAACACCAAGTGTGTCACCATCCCCAG CAATTGCTCTGAAATTTGGGGACTGAGTACACCAAATACGATAGAACAGTGGGAAACCTCAGGCCTATACAGCTACCCTGACCAAACCAG GTCCCTGGACGGGCGCCTGCAGGTCTCGCACCGTAAGGGTCTTCCTCACGTCATCTACTGCCGGCTGTGGCGATGGCCGGACCTGCACAGCCACCACGAGCTGCGCGCCATCGACACCTGCGAGTACGCCTTCAACCTGAAGAAGGACGAGGTGTGCGTCAACCCCTACCACTACCAGCGGGTGGAGACGCCAG TGCTGCCTCCGGTCCTGGTGCCCAGACACACCGAGATCCTGACCGAGCTGCCCCCCCTGGACGACTACACCCATTCCATCCCCGAGAACACCAGCTTCCCCGTCGGGATTGAGCCCCCCAACAATTACATACCAG AGACCCCACCCCCTGGATACATCAGCGAAGATGGGGAGACCAGTGACCAACAGATGAATCAAAGTATGGACACAG GTTCTCCTGCAGAACTGTCGCCCAGTacactgtcacctgtcaatcacagcatGG ACCTCCAGCCGGTGACGTACTCAGAGCCCGCCTTCTGGTGCTCGATAGCGTACTACGAGCTGAACCAGCGGGTGGGGGAGACCTTCCACGCCTCCCAGCCCTCCCTGACCGTGGACGGCTTCACGGACCCCTCAAACTCGGAGCGCTTCTGCCTGGGCCTGCTGTCCAACGTCAACCGCAACGCCACCGTGGAGATGACCCGCAGGCACATAG GAAGGGGCGTGAGGCTGTACTACATCGGAGGGGAGGTGTTCGCTGAGTGTCTGAGTGACAGCGCCATCTTTGTTCAGAGTCCGAACTGCAACCAGAGGTATGGGTGGCACCCAGCCACGGTCTGCAAGATTCCTCCAG ggTGTAATCTGAAGATCTTTAATAACCAGGAGTTTGCGGCGCTGTTGGCCCAGTCAGTGAACCAGGGCTTCGAGGCGGTGTACCAGCTCACCAGGATGTGCACCATCCGCATGAGCTTCGTCAAGGGCTGGGGGGCGGAGTACAG ACGGCAGACTGTGACGAGCACTCCTTGCTGGATCGAGCTGCATTTGAACGGGCCGCTGCAGTGGCTGGATAAAGTTCTGACCCAGATGGGGTCCCCCTCTGTGCGCTGCTCCAGCATGtcataa